TTATCATAAAAGACCATTAATGCTTGATAATACTATTAATTAAAAATAAAATATTAATTTTTATTTATCTTATAAAAATTATAAGTTTTAACTCAATTTAATTCATACTATTCCTATTGGTTAATCCTATTTTAGTGTCCATTTTATGTATTGTCAAGAATAATTTTCTATTTCATCTATCTTTTCTATAATAGATAAGCTTTTAAGTGGAGAATTTCAACAGTGTAATAAAATATATTACTTCTCCACTTTATTCTATTAAATCTTAATTTTCATAGATGAAATCATAGCAGATTTATGATATAATACGCAGAGATTACTAAAATTTAGGTAGAGGATGGTATTGCTGTGATTACTGTAACTAATGTAAGTTTAAGGTACGGAGAAAGAAAACTTTTTGAAGATGTAAATATAAAATTTACTCCAGGGAATTGTTATGGTGTTATAGGTGCCAATGGTGCTGGTAAAAGTACTTTTCTAAAAATTTTATCTGGAGAAATAGATCCAAATACAGGAGAAGTTAGTATTCCTTCTGATATTAGAATGTCTGTTTTAAAACAGGATCATTATCAGTATGATAATTATCCAGTTTTAGATACTGTTATAATGGGAAATGCTAGACTTTATGAAATCATGAAAGAAAAAGATGCTATCTATGCAAAACCCGACTTTACTGATGAAGATGGAATAAAAGCTTCAGAATTAGAGTGTGAATTTGCAGAATTAGATGGATGGGAAGCAGAACCAGAAGCTTCTTCTTTACTTCAAGGTCTTGGTATTGGTACAGAACTTCACTATAAAACAGTATCAGAATTAACAGGTGCTGAAAAAGTGAAGGTATTACTAGCACAAGCTTTATTTGGAAAACCAGGAGTCTTGATTTTGGACGAGCCTACTAACCACTTAGATATTAACTCAATTAACTGGTTAGAAGAATTCTTAATAAATTTTGAAGGTACAGTTATAGTAGTATCTCATGATAGACACTTTTTAAATCAAGTTTGTACTCATATAGCTGATGTAGACTTTGGAAAAATTAAGTTATATGTTGGTAACTATGATTTCTGGTATGAATCAAGTCAATTAGCCCTTCAAATGATGAGAGATCAGAATAAGAAAAAAGAAGAAAAAATTAAAGAATTACAAGAATTCATTGCACGTTTTAGTGCTAACGCTTCTAAGTCTAAACAAGCTACTTCTCGTAAAAAATTACTTGATAAAATTACTTTAGATGATATCCAGCCATCTAGTAGAAAGTATCCTTATGTAGGATTTACTATAGGAAGAGAAGTTGGAAATGATATACTGATGGTTGAAAACTTATCTAAAACAATAGATGGTGAAAAAATTCTAAATAATATAAGCTTTACAGTAGGTAAAGATGATAAAATTGCATTTGTAGGTGAAAACGAACTTGCTAATACTACTTTATTTAAAATATTAACAGGTGAAATGGAACCAGATAGTGGATCTTTCAAATGGGGAGTTACTATCACTACTTCTTATTTCCCTAAAGATAACTCTGAATTCTTCAATAACGTAGATTTAAATCTTGTAGACTGGTTACGTCAGTTCTCTGAAGAAAAATCTGAAAGTTATTTGAGAGGATTCTTAGGAAGAATGTTATTCTCTGGAGAAGAAGCTTTAAAACAAGCAAAAGTTCTTTCTGGAGGAGAGAAAGTTAGATGTATGCTTTCAAAAATGATGTTAAGTAATGGAAATGTATTAATTCTTGATCAACCTACAAACCACTTAGACCTTGAGTCTATCACTGCTCTAAATAATGGTCTTAAAGACTATAAGAGTAATATTTTATTTGCTTCTCATGACCATCAATTTATTCAAACTATAGCAAATAGAATTATTGAAATTACTCCTGAAGGTTTAATTGATAAGCAAACGACATATGATGAATATTTAGAAAGTAAAAAGTAATATATTTTAAAGAGTACCAGATCTAAAATCCTGGTACTCTTTTTATTTGAAATATAGTCTATGATATTTCTTGTTTTTTCACACTATTATGTATAAATAGACACAGCACTCCTCCTAATATAATACTAAAAATTAGTATAAAATATGGATAAAGTATAGGTTTTCCAAATATATTAATAGTACTAAACAATTGGTATATACCTTTAACATTTAAAATTTGAGTAATACTTATATCGATTAATGCCTTCTTGAATTCTATTTTATTTGGTATTATATCTTTTAAAATTATAGGATAGAAAAGTATACATGCTGAAGTAAATAATGTAATCATTGATGATTTACTAATTTGTGATACTAAAATTATAACTAATGAAAATAATATTGCTCCTATAATACTAGTTAATACATATATTCCCCAAAACTGACCTATACTTAAATTATATGGTGAATTAATGAATCCAAGCATATTTTGAATAGGAGCTTCATATCCATGAATACCGTATGTCTTTATTGTAGTAAGAATCTCCATAAAATGAATCAGTAATACTATAAGTGTAGAATATATAATTGATGCTATAATCTTTACTTTAACAATATTCTTTCTCCCTTTTTTACTTGACAATATTAAGGGTGCTACGTTATCTTTATACTCTTCTGAAAAAATAGGTGAAATACCTAGAGAAAGCATTATACCAAAAAGTACTGCAAATATTATATTATTGTCATAGATAATACTTCCTACCTCTGCATATTTGAACTCAGGTTGCTTTAACTTCTCGTACATTTGTTTTGCCAATAATTTATTTTTATAGTCATATGTATCCTTTTTTCCCTCATTTTTAAGATTGCTTAAACTTTCTTCAAGTTCATCCATTGTATATCCTTTAAAATCATTATTAAGGTAACTATATTCTTCTAATTTAAAGGGCTTTTTTTCATGTCTCAATATATCTGAAATAGCTATTACTCTTGGTCTACTTTGAACCATATAGTTAAAATATACATACTTACTTTTTTTATAATACTCTTTATCCTTATTATTTTCATCTACTAATTCCTTAAGCTTGTTTTCTTTCTCTTTATTTATACTACCTTCAAATTGCTTCAAGTAATTATATAGTTCTTCTTGACTATATTCATATGCTTTTTTTATCCATTGGTTTTCACTTATAATTCTTGGTAAAAAAGTAATTGAAATCATTAGTATAAAGACTATATATATACTTTTCCTCGAAAATATTTTATATAATTCATATTTTAAAAGCTCCATCTAATTCACCCTTTCATTAAAGTAATACATATAAACATCTTCAAGGTTAGGCTGAATCCCTATTGTATTATCAACCTCTTGATTACTTAATATTCTTAGCTCAATTCCATCTTCTTTTCTTATCATATTTACAATTTGATAATTAGCTTCATAGTCACTCAGAGATTCTTCATTTATAGTTATACTCCATACTTTTCCATTTAGTTCTTCTAACAATCCTTTACAGGTCGATGATTTTATAAAGTTACCTTCTTTTATTAAAACTATCTCTTTTGCTATATACTCTATATCTGATACTATGTGAGTAGATAAAATAACTATTCTGTCTTTTGATATATCGGAAATTAATTTCCTAAATCTAATTCTCTCTTTAGGATCAAGACCTACCGTAGGCTCATCTAATATTAAAATTTTAGGGTCATTTA
The sequence above is a segment of the Gottschalkia purinilytica genome. Coding sequences within it:
- a CDS encoding ABC-F family ATP-binding cassette domain-containing protein encodes the protein MITVTNVSLRYGERKLFEDVNIKFTPGNCYGVIGANGAGKSTFLKILSGEIDPNTGEVSIPSDIRMSVLKQDHYQYDNYPVLDTVIMGNARLYEIMKEKDAIYAKPDFTDEDGIKASELECEFAELDGWEAEPEASSLLQGLGIGTELHYKTVSELTGAEKVKVLLAQALFGKPGVLILDEPTNHLDINSINWLEEFLINFEGTVIVVSHDRHFLNQVCTHIADVDFGKIKLYVGNYDFWYESSQLALQMMRDQNKKKEEKIKELQEFIARFSANASKSKQATSRKKLLDKITLDDIQPSSRKYPYVGFTIGREVGNDILMVENLSKTIDGEKILNNISFTVGKDDKIAFVGENELANTTLFKILTGEMEPDSGSFKWGVTITTSYFPKDNSEFFNNVDLNLVDWLRQFSEEKSESYLRGFLGRMLFSGEEALKQAKVLSGGEKVRCMLSKMMLSNGNVLILDQPTNHLDLESITALNNGLKDYKSNILFASHDHQFIQTIANRIIEITPEGLIDKQTTYDEYLESKK
- a CDS encoding ABC transporter permease, producing the protein MELLKYELYKIFSRKSIYIVFILMISITFLPRIISENQWIKKAYEYSQEELYNYLKQFEGSINKEKENKLKELVDENNKDKEYYKKSKYVYFNYMVQSRPRVIAISDILRHEKKPFKLEEYSYLNNDFKGYTMDELEESLSNLKNEGKKDTYDYKNKLLAKQMYEKLKQPEFKYAEVGSIIYDNNIIFAVLFGIMLSLGISPIFSEEYKDNVAPLILSSKKGRKNIVKVKIIASIIYSTLIVLLIHFMEILTTIKTYGIHGYEAPIQNMLGFINSPYNLSIGQFWGIYVLTSIIGAILFSLVIILVSQISKSSMITLFTSACILFYPIILKDIIPNKIEFKKALIDISITQILNVKGIYQLFSTINIFGKPILYPYFILIFSIILGGVLCLFIHNSVKKQEIS